ggattgtaaaaatgaaaatgaatatgattattaGAGATTATAAgaggttatgaaaatagaattaattaattataaaaataaaaaaataaaaaataataatattttattattatagagaatataataacaaatttaatataaattttaaattttaaattttaaataattagttaaaaataaaaaaattatatattaattaaaatttaaaaaataaaataactaatccAATATCAATACTTTTACCGTCTGTCTGTATCAGACCATttaaaacaaacagaaaaaacactttttcttttttgccctTTTCGAATAATGAAAAGACACATTTGATTTGACACcatataatactaaaaaaagtatttaaatttgtattaaaaatatttaaaacacgtttagatgttaaaatgagttgaattaaaaaaatattattaaaatattatttattattattattattattttaaaatttaaaaaaattaaattatttattatattttatattaaaatttaaaaaaattataataataaattaagataaattatatattcaaacaaaactttaatgtatattaatttttaactcaGTCCCAATACTTTAGATAAATACTGACACGACGAAGGAGGGAACAAAAGTACAAAGCACAAGCTATTAGGTATTACATAAAGTCTATATGTAATACCTAATAACtcttttaacattaaaaattgaagagtaaaaatacactattagcatattattgataattttgatttattttatcaattttttttttaattttataatttttaatatattaataacttttaCACATATTCACGTATtgttattcaaataaaaattataaatacaattatataaataGGATTTTTCAAAAGAGTTATCTACATACCGTCCTCGTTTGGGAGCGATTCATGcaaatttatacaaatatattttaaaaaaattataattataattataataatatatttcttaaaataattttttttctcattctacCATTGATAAAACTGTCCATGCAATCTTCTGTTCAggattacaaatttttcaaaaatatattataattgaaagcggaaaaaaaaaaggaaaaaaataagtgttggaaatttgaaaaactggAAGGACCGGTCCTCCGCTCGGAGGGTCTCGGTTTTTTAGCGGAAGAGTCCTTTCCGAAATAGGGCTCACATACCTGTGTAGACGCTTGCCAGCAGACCGACACCTAACAAATGCACAGCAGAATATACTTTGCCCTGCTCTGCAATATCCCCACCCTTTTCTGATCTCTTCCTCGTCGAAATCAGTCTCTGATCTTCAATCCTTTTTCTCCATCTCACAAAGCTTTCCCATGGAGCTTCTGTTTGAACTCTTTTTGACAGTTTCTCTTTCTCTGACTCTCTGTTTCCTCCTCTCCAAGCTCCTCTCTGCAGCTTCTGCCGGTGACAAAAACCGCACCTCTACGTTGACATCACGTAGGGATGCGAACGGAATATGGGTTATGCCTGAGGAGCTTAAGCTCCAAATCGAGAGAAGATTCCGGTTGGTtgaaaaaactgataaaaataaaactgaacCGGTTCAGGACAAATTGGATGTTCAAGAATTTGTCAACGAAGGGTTTGAGTCAACGGAGAGGGACATTAGGGGAGAGAAACATATTGAAGAGGTATCAGAGCGTTGCTGTGTGGGAGAGTGCGGGGAAAGCTTGGTGGATGAAAGTTCTAAGGGGGAAAAGCTTTGCGAAATTGAGTTAGAGTCGGTTAAGAGCGAGGTGGATTCGGCCAGGGATGTATTGGAGTACGGAAGCAATGAGGGATGTGAATTCGATAAAAGTGGGGATGATGAGTTCAAGGACAAAGTGTTTGATTTGGAGGATGAATGGGAAGGGATCGAAAGGACCGAATTGGAAAAGGTCTTCGGCGCCGCGGTGGTGCTTGCGGGATCTGCCATTACTGCTGGTCGAGCTTCGAGTCTTGGCAGTGATGTGGAGGCGCAGTTATATGGGCTTCACAAGATTGCCACCCAAGGGCCTTGCCATGAACCCCAACCAATGGCATTGAAGCTCTCTGCTCGCGCTAAGTGGTAATTATCTACTCTTACAGCTGCCTTATTTAATTATAGTTGCCAAGTTTTCGTTGAGTGCCACTACTTTCTATTTTGTAGTATCCACCAAATTCAGAAATCCTTCTTATAGATGATTGGCGCTAGAAAGGggttttttccctttcctttttgaGAAAAAGGTGTttccgtgtgtgtgtgtgtttcttcGGGATGTTGGAGGGGTGGAGAAGAAACGAAGTATCGACATAAATGGACTTGATGCCATACCACCACATTAAGGCCTTCCCTTCCAGTGTATATAGCTTGATCTGTAGTCATCCCAATAGATTTTTGGCCCTTCAATTTGATTCTGATTGTGGGGCATATAATGCACTTGATGTCATTTAATGATGTAGCACTAATTACATTATGCAAGGAATGCTTGGCAACGGCTTGGTAATATGAGTCCGGAGGTAGCAATGGAGCAATACATCGCCCTTCTTTCAAGAAGTTTTCCTAGGTGGATGCAATATGATTTTGTTGTAAGCATCTCCTTTTGGACCATATGCTACTGATTCTCCTTTTGGTGATTTTATCTATGGACTATTTGGAGTTCATATTGCTCACGTAGTTTTATTGGTTCAGAGAGATAATAAACAGGTTTTAGAAGAATTCGAAGCATTTAGGAAGCTAGCTTCTGATTTAGAGGAACTGCCATCAATCCAACTAGGTGCTGCAGATGAAAGGTAATAAATACCAATATGTCCTTGTGGGTGATCAGTGGATGGTGTTTAAAATGATCTTTCGCTTATTTAATTACTACTTATCCTTCAAGAGCCGACTTTAAGGCAGTCATTTTTTTCCCTGCAGGACAATGGAGATGAAGCCTCATTTTGAGGGTTTTTACGTTACTGGATTTGGTGTCCAAAATCCATGATTAGGTATGCACAGATTCTTTGGTTAAGATGTTCATGGCTTTAATTTGTTCAGAGACATGCAAGCCAGACATTGTCTGTTGATATGGTTGTGTTGTATATAGTCGGTAAACTGAGTGTGTTGTCTATTAATTATGATAGACTTACAACCTTTTTACCACTACTTTATTACTCTtagtgtatttgttttttttttttttttttttttattctttcaaatgtgcattaaaaaaagaagaagaaatccttATGTAATGCTCTGGAATGGTTAGAGTATAAGCATAAATGTGACTAGATCTTTCCTTAGATCGTTACAATGCGCGAAAAAAGCTCTTTGCAATATTGGTGCTCTATATGAGAATCACTTAGGAGGTATCCTCGAAGCTGTAATCTGTTGGAACAAATATTGAAGATGGCTGGAAATTATGGAATAGATGGATTTGGAATTGCACAGTTGCAGCTCTCTATGATAACAGATAATCAACCATTGGAGTGTTTACTTGTATAGAGCTGTGCccttttataacttttttattcatAGAGGAAAACAATATTGGCATGGTAATATATCGAATATATCAAAGTACAATTACAATAAGTAAGATTGGATACTGTAATTACAGTAGCTGGCATCCTTCTTTTTTATATGTGCTCAAaacttgtttgaatataaagTTAATAGGATTAAAAATGAGGGATGATTTCCCACATTACCTATATCGCATTGACTAACCTGGCATGGTTCTTCATCTTCAGGACAAAGGCATGTCAATTGCTCTTCATCACCAGAATGGCATCTCCTAAATCCTCACTGCAAGGATGCAGATGCCCCTTTAGAGTACTGGTGGAGGCATCAGACTGTTTATAACCTAGTAGATATTACGTTGTTCTGtgcaaataaaaaacagaaaatgtaTATCTGGCATCCACTTAGCCTTGTTCCCAAGACTTACTAGTAGAAGTATATAATCGTGGGCCTAGGTATTTCCCCattggaccttttttttttttttttttttttaatctttttccttttttttggcTCCTTTGATTATGATCAAAAGGGAAATTTGGAATGTTAGAATTTCCTCCAAATAATAGGAAGCCCATTTAGTTTGTACAGTTAATCTGAGCCAATGAGATGTCTATTTAGCTGTTAAAAAATTGTGGAggtatatgttttaattttcacCGTTGGGTTAAGAAACTGCCAAAACCAAGCACTAGTCAATGCGCACTCCTCACCAAACGCATAGAGAGAATAAGGAATAAGCATGCACCTGTTTTGACGCTGTAATAGTACTTACCTGTTCTGGATTTGTCACATCCTAATAATGCAAATTTTTGGTACAGCCATACATCGAATGAAAGAAATTGGCTGAGATGGCAACTGTGTTAACTAATGTAAAAGCACACCTTCGTTCGATTCTTCTTGGCTTTGTTCAAAAATCGTGAGGATGGGTGgggattaattaatttgttttacattttatttctagtttttatatttttaagtgttgTTTTAGGTttcatttggatagtaaaagtgttttatctcatctttttattataatttttttaaatttttacacaaaatataataaacaattcaacattttcaaatatcaaaataataataatatcaaaaaataatattctaataatattttatttaatttttaatttttatcttaactcatctcattttaatttactATCCAAACTCCACATAAATTATATTGAGGTGATTGTTGGAGATATTCACCCACTCTGCATGAATTTCAATAATTGTGCTAGTGTAATGCTCGCGGgagaaaagaagtaaaaaacaTATCATCATTTGATGACAAGTGTTTTTGgatggtttgttttcacagatgagatgagattaaagttaaaagttaaataaaatattattagaatatatttttttaatattatttttattttatgatttgaaaaaattgaattgtttattttatattgtgtgagaatttaaaaaatttgtaataattagataagatgagttgcaAAAACATACGAAGTGTGAGTTtgagtttaaaagtttaaaaaaataatttaaatattttagattgaataataaataattttttaatagtagattcttTTAGTAAAATGTAtgatgtaataaaataaaataatattagatataattttagaatatataattCTCGAACGCTCTCTTTATTACCGAATCAAAATGtaatctactattaaaatatagatttttttacagTAGATTCTTCATTTacccaataattttttttaaaggtaacaCACATCCTACATTGTATAAGCGGCaagttttttcataaaaataatttttttcatttcctggtaaaatataataaatttgtaCAAATGAGAAAAATGGAATATGGTAGACGAAGATGTTcttatttgaaagaaaagaagaagaagaaggaagcaagcaaaaaaaaaaaaatatattggtgCCACAAGCGGCAGGTTTTCTATTGGATACGTCTCACGTTCTCCTACGCCTCGCCAGCGGTTTGGTTGCAATTGGAGGGCCGAAGCTTCAGATGAGATCCATTATTTAGATCTGAACtccatctctttctctcctttgagcttctctctctctctctctctctctctctctctctcggagtCACTTTAATCCATGGCTCAAGATTCAGGTGTTCTCTGAGATTCGAATTACAGGTTTTTCCTTCTATACTGAATTTTccgaagaaacaaaaaatgggAGTCGTCATTGAAAGCTCCGTTTGGGAACCGAATCTCGCCCTatacattttcatcttcatctcctgCCTCCTTTCCATATTTCTCTTCCCTTACGCATCCAATAACAACAGCTCCATTAAAACCCCGGCCCTCTTCGACCATGGATTCTCTTCCTCCTTCTTTCGTTTCCAGCGGAACTTCCTATTCGTCTATTCCCTCGCTTCAGGTCGGTCACTTTTCCTATTAAAAACCCTAACGAATTAGGCTTattttggttgctgagaaaaatGCGGCTTGAGAAAAACCGAAACGACACGTTGTGCGCTCTCTCcgtttggttgccgagaaattgcaagaaaagaaaaagagaataatcATGTTAGGATTTCGGATCacttatatgattttgttttttttaattttctcgcAGCAATGGAAGGACTATGGGCAGTCTTCGGAGAGTTCGAGCTGGCTCACTATGGAGTTAGCAGAGAGCAAATGATTTTGTCTCTCTGTGTTGGTTGTGCAGCTGCTCTTTTCGTTGGCACTTTCTTAGGCGTGCTTTCTGATCTAATGTAAGTGCGATCACTTGCTCCAGAACGCCTTATTTTGATTTATGTATTCTCTGGCTTATTCAGAGTTTAATTGacgaaataaaagaataaaaaatgattcaTATGAAGCAAAACTGGAGATATTGAATTTTCTGATTTCTTTAGCGGTCTACTTATTTGCAATGTTGAAATCTGTTGGGAGAAAGGATCAGtgtttttggaaagaaatgtGAACGaatttaaagttgaaaaaaatgcaATTCCCGTCTCAGAAATGTAGGGGACATTATGTCTTATGTGGTACAATTCATGGCAATCCCAAAAGATAAATTTTCTTATCCAAAAAAGAAATGTAGGGGACATCTGAGGGTTAAAGGGAGCATTGCATACACCTATTACAAAAGATAATCTCTATCTTACTACGATCTTCTTTATACTGAATTATTGGTAAGTTTCTCtgtcttcaaaaaataaatctatcacTTGCTTGATTTAAATGGTGGAAATAATCCCATTTCTTGAAGTTTAAAATGTTTATCACGTTAAAATTTAAGGTCTTGGTGATATGCTCTCTCCAAATCTAAGATTCAAATCCTATTTGGGTGTAAACAATTTATAGAGGCCATCGGGTTGGGAAAaattccccttgaattacccaaggtgcacttgcagaaaactctttgccgagggcctgtgctcCGGGATTAGTCAagactttgttcttggacatccggtgccaatcaaaagaaaaaaaaaaacattaaaaattccAAACACTCAATATAGTTTTCtcttagtttatatatgaaatgttagtttatatatgaaatggTGTGCTTCTAGTGTGCTTTTGTTTTGCAAGAATACTGTGTGAGAAATATCCAGGCCAGATGTTTGATTTCTAGTGATTTGCTTTCACATTTTTTATGTAGCCCTTTTAAACTGAACATGGGAACATGGTACAACTACGTCTCCTTTTGGTAAATTATGTTGTTATTCCATGCTTTATGCataaaaaaacatgtttcaACTATGTTACTTGAAGAACATACAGGTTGGCTAAGTGCTAGCGTAAACTCCTGCACTTTGGTGTCATCTTTGGagctataattttttaattttatggagCAGAAAATGTAACAAACCCTAACAAAGTCACCTATTGTATGCTTGTGCGCAGAGGTCAAAAGAAAGTTTGTCTCATTTTTTGCATCCTTCACCTGTTTGTCGGCATTTGGAAGAGGATTATTGCTCACCCAAGTGTTCTGGTAGCAAGCATCTGTTTGTCCCTCGCctcttcaatattttcattcagTTTTGAGACATGGGTGGTAGTTCAACATGAAAAGGTTTGTAAAGAAATGTCATTCTTCACTTTTACTTTTCATGCAGGCTGTTCTTTGGTGTAGGTACCATAACTTTTCCTCATTGAAGTGAGccagttttgtttgttttacctgattaaattatttgttccTGTTTCTTTTGTGCCGTGTTTTATCAGACTGTGAATGCCTATGTGAAATTATAGGGGTGTGATGAAATAGCCAGATTGCTAATGATTATGTTTTTTGGATCTTTTCTTTGCAGCAAGGGCAGAGGCAAGATTCAATGAGTGATACATTTTGGTTAATGACTTTTTTTGAGTCTGCGTCTTACATTGGAAGCCAGGTGCTTGCAAATTGGCTCATTGGTGATAATATGGAGAAGAACATAGCATCTCCTTCCAATGCAGCTATCTTGTTGGGAATGATAAGCATAACTTCTGTTACTGTAGGATTGAAAGGACCTTCGCAGACTGCTTCATTTAAGGAGTATAGAGTGTccttttattcatatattttaggTGGTAAGACTGtaagaattcaatttttttagtaGAATTATATTGCCTTTTATTTTACTCAAACGAACTAAGCTTGGGAAATtccaaaataaagttttaaaaaaagcTTCAAAATACAGTTGAATCAATTATTAACTGTTCTAAAAACTGGAGGACAACAGGTATCACGACTCCAAATTCATTCTAGGTATGAAAATAACTGAACTAACTGTTTGAATTCTATATTAGTTCGACAGGTTTCAAAAATGATAACAAGTGTCTTTGGGCCATTGTTTTGTTGGCACCTTCAAATCATACTTGTCATGGCCTATTTTATTTGCTTTGGACTTGATCTTACAATTCATTAATCCCTGGATCCATgataatttttcatcttttatctgCCCAAATCACCCTTGAATTTCAAAGAGAAGACAAGTACTTATAGAACATCTATTTGGATCTCATTTTGATTGTTACACAACTAGAAAATTGCATTGCCTTTAAGAGGACTAATTGCATCCCAGGTTACAATGTATTTAATGATTAAACAGCTGATTTCTAATTATGCTTTTGCATGTAATTGCCattaatgactttttttttttttttttgtgactggCAGATAAAAGGATATGCCTTTTGGCATGGGCACAAGCTTGCCTTCACTTCTCCATTACAGTGTTTTGGCTTTTATGGGCCCCGACATTGGTGGTATGATATAAACATTTTGAAGTGAACTCATCATGTCAGAGATTTTGAAATATCTGCAAAAGTGTTTTTCAGGATGGGTTTCTTAAGCTTTCCCCACATGCTGTAGTCACTTTCTATTCATCAACATCTAACTCAATTGACCAACCGAACTAAAGAGTTGCTTTGAAAAgctaatttgtattttttttcctcaatcaaatcaatagaattgttttagtttttgaaaCTTATATATCCATTGATTTAACTTTCTCATGTCTTTTCCCTATTAAGGTACTTTCCTGTCCTTGACTGGATCATGAACATTGACTTGTGATTATCTTCTAAATTGTAAAATTCTTTGAAACTCATGTAAATTAGGCTGATGGACGAGAAGTGCATCTTGGATTGGTATATCCCTGTTTGCTGGGTGCTAGAATGCTTGGAAGCACAGTGTTCCCATGGCTTATTAGTGGACCATCACCACTCCGCACTGAAGATTGTTTACTATATTCATTTATCGTACTGGGGCTTGTGTTATCTATAATAGCTTATGATTATCAGGTACATATCTCTTATACTTATggaaatatgagaaaaaatattagcCGTTCTAGCTCTGGTGCCAGGTGTTCAGAAGTTGACAGTGTTCATTTCTTGTATGCAGGAAATTGAAGTTCTAGTCGCACTATTTTGCTTATTCCATGGGTGTGTTGGCTTAATTTTACCTTCACTTGCCAGATTGAGGACCATGTATGCTAAACTCAGAGTCCTAACTTTTAACCTTAGGAAGAATTGGCCGCATCATGTGAATTTGTGTTGATGGTTCTGCTATTAATTTTGTTCACAGGTATGTACCAAATGAGTTGCGAGGAGGAATGATGAGCCTTTCTCTAGCCCCTGCCAATGCAGCAATTCTGCTTTTTATGACCCAAGTGcgtctcatttattttcaaagctGAAGTGCATGCCTACATTTAAGCCCTTGTTAACATAGGGAACAGAGAAATAAACATCTCTCCATCTAACGTTCAGCTGGTTGGCTGGTGCAGTAGTGTTAGAATGATCATCATATTGATATACAGTGATGGCAACATACATAACTATTTGTACACTGAaggtataaaattatttataggcTGAAACTTTATAGCATATGTAGAAGTAGAAGAGGATCCAAACTCTTGCCTAGGGAAAACAAAACCTCATCTTTGTTCTAATAATACCTcaccctttttttaaaaaaaaagagaaggatcCAAACCAATTACTTACTGATCTTTACTTGCATTCTCCAACTGGGAATATTAGAAGTATGGCATGCATAATGTGCTGATCGTTATTTCCTGTTATTTTATTAGCTTTTACTAAATAATTGTGTAGAATATACCAGGAGCTTTCCTCCTAAGAACATCCTCATAAAGTGTTCCGACTGAATACCTGATCAGGGTCCCCTATCATTGTGGTGAGCGATGGTAGGGTGACTTTAAAATAGAGAGAGATAAGAGGACGAGTCCAACTGCCCAAGAAGGTGATTTAAATCACTTGAGAGCTGCTTTTAGGCAGTTATGATTTGTTTTCATGCCAATATACAGTGTAATGCTATAGTTATAGTGTCATATACTACTGTTGATACTCGGTGTTTATGCAGGGAGTCTACTATCGG
Above is a genomic segment from Juglans microcarpa x Juglans regia isolate MS1-56 chromosome 1D, Jm3101_v1.0, whole genome shotgun sequence containing:
- the LOC121256197 gene encoding molybdate-anion transporter isoform X2, translated to MGVVIESSVWEPNLALYIFIFISCLLSIFLFPYASNNNSSIKTPALFDHGFSSSFFRFQRNFLFVYSLASAMEGLWAVFGEFELAHYGVSREQMILSLCVGCAAALFVGTFLGVLSDLIGQKKVCLIFCILHLFVGIWKRIIAHPSVLVASICLSLASSIFSFSFETWVVVQHEKQGQRQDSMSDTFWLMTFFESASYIGSQVLANWLIGDNMEKNIASPSNAAILLGMISITSVTVGLKGPSQTASFKEYRVSFYSYILDKRICLLAWAQACLHFSITVFWLLWAPTLVADGREVHLGLVYPCLLGARMLGSTVFPWLISGPSPLRTEDCLLYSFIVLGLVLSIIAYDYQEIEVLVALFCLFHGCVGLILPSLARLRTMYVPNELRGGMMSLSLAPANAAILLFMTQGVYYRNIGNAAIMAFAAMCLLTAAGGMHVLKRLGKQPYQNWHKL
- the LOC121256197 gene encoding molybdate-anion transporter isoform X1 codes for the protein MGVVIESSVWEPNLALYIFIFISCLLSIFLFPYASNNNSSIKTPALFDHGFSSSFFRFQRNFLFVYSLASAMEGLWAVFGEFELAHYGVSREQMILSLCVGCAAALFVGTFLGVLSDLIGQKKVCLIFCILHLFVGIWKRIIAHPSVLVASICLSLASSIFSFSFETWVVVQHEKQGQRQDSMSDTFWLMTFFESASYIGSQVLANWLIGDNMEKNIASPSNAAILLGMISITSVTVGLKGPSQTASFKEYRVSFYSYILGDKRICLLAWAQACLHFSITVFWLLWAPTLVADGREVHLGLVYPCLLGARMLGSTVFPWLISGPSPLRTEDCLLYSFIVLGLVLSIIAYDYQEIEVLVALFCLFHGCVGLILPSLARLRTMYVPNELRGGMMSLSLAPANAAILLFMTQGVYYRNIGNAAIMAFAAMCLLTAAGGMHVLKRLGKQPYQNWHKL
- the LOC121256173 gene encoding acyl-CoA-binding domain-containing protein 3-like codes for the protein MELLFELFLTVSLSLTLCFLLSKLLSAASAGDKNRTSTLTSRRDANGIWVMPEELKLQIERRFRLVEKTDKNKTEPVQDKLDVQEFVNEGFESTERDIRGEKHIEEVSERCCVGECGESLVDESSKGEKLCEIELESVKSEVDSARDVLEYGSNEGCEFDKSGDDEFKDKVFDLEDEWEGIERTELEKVFGAAVVLAGSAITAGRASSLGSDVEAQLYGLHKIATQGPCHEPQPMALKLSARAKWNAWQRLGNMSPEVAMEQYIALLSRSFPRWMQYDFVRDNKQVLEEFEAFRKLASDLEELPSIQLGAADERTMEMKPHFEGFYVTGFGVQNP